One window of Acidobacteriaceae bacterium genomic DNA carries:
- a CDS encoding cold shock domain-containing protein: MSQFRGVVRWFNNAKGYGFLGRDGGPDVFVHYSAIQKDGYKTLKEGDQVEYNVISGAQGRPQADHVACISRASMGSPSN; the protein is encoded by the coding sequence ATGTCACAATTCCGTGGAGTAGTGCGCTGGTTCAATAACGCCAAGGGCTATGGCTTTCTCGGTCGCGATGGCGGTCCCGACGTATTCGTTCACTACTCGGCCATTCAAAAGGACGGTTACAAGACCCTGAAGGAAGGCGATCAGGTGGAGTACAACGTCATCTCCGGAGCCCAGGGACGTCCCCAGGCCGATCATGTAGCTTGCATCTCCAGAGCGTCGATGGGGTCGCCATCCAACTGA
- the hemC gene encoding hydroxymethylbilane synthase produces the protein MSTPTLRIGTRGSELALWQANHIADQLRARGHQVSVEIIRTTGDRMQDPAFTAPATFPDGSPLDAKGIFIKEIEDSLVAGRIDLAVHSLKDLPTQLDPRFTLAAVPERADARDAFVCESFWGLHMLPMGARIGTTSPRRKAMLLALRPDLRFVELRGNVDTRLRKWQEGQADALVLASSGLDRLNRASHVHQRFAVDELCPAPGQGALALETRCPDTAPHTAQDTAIHAAVAALNNPAVAFAVHAERAVLNSLGGGCNLPLGAVCHLVDETWHLHAMVVSPDGEQVAQVLDRAPHGIAPEELGQRAAEALKQRGALELLAELAPDAA, from the coding sequence ATGAGCACTCCAACCCTCCGCATCGGTACCCGCGGCTCCGAGCTCGCGCTCTGGCAGGCCAATCACATCGCCGATCAGCTCCGCGCCCGCGGCCACCAGGTCTCCGTCGAGATCATCCGCACCACCGGCGACCGCATGCAGGACCCCGCCTTCACGGCCCCTGCCACATTCCCCGACGGCTCACCCCTCGACGCAAAAGGAATCTTCATCAAAGAAATCGAAGACTCCCTCGTCGCCGGTCGCATCGATCTCGCCGTGCACTCGCTGAAAGATCTCCCCACCCAGCTCGATCCGCGCTTCACTCTCGCCGCCGTCCCCGAGCGCGCGGACGCCCGGGACGCCTTCGTCTGCGAGAGCTTCTGGGGCCTGCACATGCTGCCCATGGGCGCGCGCATCGGCACGACTTCACCTCGCCGCAAGGCAATGCTCCTCGCCCTCCGCCCCGACCTCCGCTTTGTCGAACTGCGTGGCAACGTCGATACCCGCCTGCGCAAGTGGCAGGAGGGCCAGGCCGACGCCCTTGTTCTGGCATCCTCAGGCCTCGATCGTCTCAATCGCGCCTCGCACGTCCACCAGCGCTTCGCCGTCGACGAGCTTTGTCCCGCACCCGGCCAGGGCGCGCTCGCCCTCGAAACCCGATGTCCTGATACCGCCCCGCACACCGCACAAGACACGGCCATCCACGCCGCCGTCGCCGCGCTCAACAATCCGGCTGTAGCCTTCGCGGTGCACGCTGAGCGCGCGGTGCTCAACTCTCTCGGCGGCGGCTGCAATCTCCCGCTCGGCGCGGTCTGTCATCTCGTCGACGAAACCTGGCATCTGCACGCCATGGTTGTCAGCCCAGACGGCGAACAGGTCGCCCAGGTCCTTGACCGCGCCCCGCACGGCATCGCCCCGGAAGAGCTCGGCCAGCGCGCCGCCGAAGCCCTCAAACAGCGCGGCGCTCTCGAGCTCCTGGCGGAACTGGCTCCGGACGCTGCGTAG
- a CDS encoding epimerase, with amino-acid sequence MRVLLFGATGMVGQGVLRECLQAQDVSEVVAIVRSPLDRIPAFGLTEVRHENFFDWGGVDLSGFDACFFCLGVSSLGKREAEYRQVTYDLTLRVAEALLKQSPQAVFCYVSGAGTNANGKQMWARVKGATENALLAMPFRGVYCFRPAYIQPLHGVRSKVRWYNAIYTVLGWAEPLMMRFAPKYVTTTEAVGRAMLKVARDGWPQPVLDSAAINAAAEQWASVEASVRS; translated from the coding sequence ATGAGAGTGCTGCTGTTTGGCGCGACAGGAATGGTGGGACAAGGCGTGCTGCGCGAGTGCCTGCAGGCGCAGGATGTGAGCGAGGTTGTCGCGATTGTACGGTCGCCGCTGGATCGGATTCCGGCGTTTGGCTTGACGGAGGTGCGGCACGAGAACTTCTTCGACTGGGGCGGTGTGGATCTCAGCGGATTCGATGCCTGCTTCTTCTGCCTGGGCGTGTCGTCGCTGGGCAAGCGCGAGGCCGAGTACAGGCAAGTGACGTACGACCTGACGCTAAGGGTCGCAGAGGCGCTGCTGAAGCAGTCGCCGCAGGCGGTGTTCTGCTATGTGTCGGGCGCGGGGACGAATGCGAACGGCAAGCAGATGTGGGCTCGCGTGAAGGGCGCGACGGAGAACGCGCTGCTGGCGATGCCGTTTCGCGGCGTGTACTGCTTCCGCCCGGCGTACATTCAGCCGTTACATGGAGTGCGCTCGAAGGTGCGGTGGTACAACGCGATCTACACGGTGCTGGGATGGGCCGAGCCGCTGATGATGCGGTTCGCGCCGAAGTACGTGACGACCACCGAGGCGGTTGGACGCGCGATGCTGAAGGTCGCAAGAGATGGATGGCCGCAGCCGGTGCTCGACAGCGCGGCGATTAATGCGGCGGCGGAGCAGTGGGCGTCTGTGGAGGCATCTGTTCGATCTTGA
- a CDS encoding mechanosensitive ion channel domain-containing protein yields MNGPFVQFTGPDHALTLGGVKLLGLNAHNGHKLLFTLILFAFLYALSKTLRFAAHKIGGARQKTAFWTRQGISLTTFLLAIIGFCSIWFDNPARLTTGAGLISAGVAFALQKVITSFAGYFVILRGKTFNVGDRIKMGSVRGDVISLNFIQTVIMEMGEPPAVQEEDPGMWVHSRQYSGRIVTIANSSIFDEPVYNYSRDFPYIWEEMHFPIVYSDRQRAEPVILEAINRHTEDIRNLAQPELDRLKQRFFIEAADLKPRSFMRITDNWIEFSVRFLVRTHNIRALKDAISREIMDGFDAAGIGIASGTYNIVGFPPIKIEQMPPQTPTAPPPH; encoded by the coding sequence ATGAACGGCCCGTTTGTCCAGTTCACCGGCCCCGATCACGCACTCACGCTTGGAGGAGTTAAGCTCCTCGGCTTGAATGCCCACAACGGCCACAAGCTTCTCTTCACGCTCATTCTCTTCGCGTTCCTCTACGCGCTCTCCAAGACCCTTCGCTTTGCAGCCCACAAGATCGGCGGAGCGCGCCAGAAGACCGCCTTCTGGACTCGCCAGGGCATCAGCCTCACGACGTTTCTCCTGGCCATCATTGGCTTCTGCTCCATCTGGTTTGACAACCCGGCGCGCCTCACCACCGGCGCCGGTCTCATCTCTGCCGGCGTCGCCTTCGCGCTCCAGAAGGTCATCACCAGCTTCGCCGGCTACTTCGTTATCCTCCGCGGCAAGACCTTCAACGTGGGCGACCGCATCAAGATGGGCTCCGTCCGCGGCGACGTCATCAGCCTCAACTTCATCCAGACCGTCATCATGGAGATGGGGGAGCCGCCGGCGGTGCAGGAAGAAGATCCCGGCATGTGGGTTCACTCCCGGCAGTACTCCGGCCGCATCGTCACCATCGCCAACTCCTCCATCTTCGATGAGCCCGTCTACAACTACAGCCGCGACTTCCCCTACATCTGGGAAGAGATGCACTTTCCCATCGTCTATAGCGACCGCCAGCGCGCCGAGCCCGTCATCCTCGAAGCCATCAACCGCCACACCGAAGACATCCGCAACCTCGCCCAGCCCGAGCTCGACCGCCTCAAGCAGCGCTTCTTCATCGAAGCTGCCGACCTCAAGCCGCGCAGCTTCATGCGCATCACCGACAACTGGATCGAGTTCTCCGTCCGTTTCCTGGTCCGCACCCACAATATCCGCGCCCTCAAAGACGCCATCAGCCGCGAGATCATGGATGGATTCGACGCCGCCGGAATCGGCATCGCGTCTGGCACCTACAATATCGTCGGCTTCCCGCCGATCAAGATCGAACAGATGCCTCCACAGACGCCCACTGCTCCGCCGCCGCATTAA
- a CDS encoding SCO family protein, whose translation MIHGPTKMLRWAAAATLMIAMSAAAQGYSVEKPLGMAAQQRPDYLAHAGLEQRLGQPLPMQAQFTDETGKTAPLASWFGGKPVVMVEMYYKCSMLCPQVLHGLAQGLKQTTLAPGKDYEVLTFSIDPTDTPADAAAEKRTFLSEMGRPDAASDKSEAAGAVHFLTGSQASIDAISGSTGFHFVRVPGPDGKMDQFAHSSVIMFATPDGRMSKYLAGIEYQPRDLRMALLEASNRKISNPVDLLILYCCNYSPSAGRYTVSVIRVLGLAGMASMAGLITLMVLLTRKPKTA comes from the coding sequence ATGATTCACGGGCCGACGAAGATGTTGCGGTGGGCGGCCGCAGCAACGCTGATGATCGCAATGAGCGCGGCAGCGCAGGGGTACTCGGTGGAGAAGCCGCTGGGTATGGCAGCGCAACAGCGGCCGGACTACCTGGCGCATGCCGGACTGGAGCAGAGGCTGGGACAGCCGCTGCCGATGCAGGCGCAGTTCACGGATGAGACGGGAAAGACGGCGCCGCTGGCGAGCTGGTTCGGCGGCAAACCCGTGGTAATGGTGGAGATGTACTACAAGTGCTCGATGCTGTGCCCCCAGGTGCTGCATGGGCTGGCGCAGGGACTGAAGCAGACGACGCTGGCTCCTGGCAAGGACTATGAGGTGCTGACGTTTTCGATTGATCCGACGGACACGCCGGCGGATGCAGCGGCGGAGAAGCGAACGTTTTTGAGCGAGATGGGGCGGCCGGACGCGGCGAGCGACAAATCAGAAGCCGCTGGCGCTGTCCACTTTCTGACGGGCAGCCAGGCTTCGATTGATGCGATCAGCGGGTCGACAGGATTTCACTTCGTACGCGTGCCGGGACCGGACGGCAAGATGGATCAGTTCGCGCACTCGAGTGTGATCATGTTCGCGACGCCGGATGGAAGGATGTCGAAGTACCTGGCAGGGATTGAATATCAGCCGCGCGATTTGCGCATGGCCCTGCTGGAAGCGAGTAACAGGAAGATCAGCAACCCGGTGGATCTGCTGATCCTGTATTGCTGCAACTATAGCCCGTCGGCGGGTAGGTACACGGTGTCGGTGATTCGGGTGCTTGGGCTTGCAGGGATGGCGTCAATGGCAGGATTGATTACGCTGATGGTGCTGCTGACGCGGAAGCCGAAGACGGCGTGA
- the hemA gene encoding glutamyl-tRNA reductase encodes MSDQTKLGSLLLVGVNHTTAPLDIRERLAIPLARLADATRSLAGQPGIREALILSTCNRVELLTVTESAEGPEDGAEPAIALNFLHEYLNIPSAAVTPHLYTLREREAIRHIFRVASSLDSMVVGEPQILGQVKESWNIAREVGAINSTAAFSSMLDPLLQRAFSVAKRVRTETQIGSSSVSIASVAAELARKIFGSLANKTILLVGAGKMSDLAAKHLIQQGATTLLVSNRTEARAEKIADALRTPAITTGVIPFAQLHEQTHRADIIITSTGAGQIFSPDNGRALVHRRRNRPVFFIDIAVPRDVNPAVNNLEGCFVYDIDDLQQVAQENRTLRSREAQTAESIVQLEADRYGERLAQGPTTEAIKQLQSAAEAMREAELARTAQRLANLNLPLTPEQQSAIEHLTRSITNKLLHPQIMALRSTDPRRRDEE; translated from the coding sequence GTGAGTGATCAGACAAAACTCGGCTCCTTGCTCCTCGTCGGTGTAAACCACACGACCGCGCCGCTTGACATCCGCGAGCGCCTCGCCATCCCGCTCGCTCGCCTCGCCGACGCGACGCGCTCGCTCGCCGGCCAGCCCGGCATTCGCGAAGCCCTAATCCTCTCCACATGCAATCGCGTCGAACTCCTCACCGTCACCGAAAGCGCAGAAGGCCCGGAAGACGGCGCAGAGCCCGCGATCGCGCTCAACTTCCTGCACGAATACCTGAACATTCCGTCCGCGGCCGTTACGCCGCACCTTTACACGCTGCGTGAGCGCGAGGCCATCCGGCACATCTTCCGCGTCGCGAGTTCGCTGGACTCCATGGTCGTCGGCGAGCCCCAGATCCTCGGTCAGGTGAAGGAGTCCTGGAACATCGCCCGCGAAGTCGGCGCGATCAACTCCACCGCAGCTTTCAGCTCGATGCTGGACCCGTTGCTGCAGCGCGCCTTCTCCGTTGCCAAGCGCGTGCGCACCGAGACCCAGATCGGCAGCTCCTCCGTCTCCATCGCCTCGGTTGCGGCCGAGCTCGCGCGCAAGATCTTCGGCTCACTCGCCAACAAGACCATCCTGCTCGTCGGTGCAGGGAAGATGAGCGACCTTGCGGCGAAGCACCTCATCCAGCAGGGCGCGACCACGCTTCTCGTCTCTAACCGTACTGAGGCGCGTGCCGAAAAGATCGCCGACGCGTTGCGCACCCCCGCCATTACCACCGGCGTCATCCCCTTTGCTCAGCTTCACGAGCAGACGCATCGCGCCGACATCATCATCACTTCAACGGGAGCCGGCCAGATCTTCTCTCCCGATAACGGCCGCGCGCTCGTTCATCGCCGGCGCAACCGCCCCGTCTTCTTCATCGACATAGCCGTTCCGCGCGACGTCAACCCCGCGGTCAACAATCTCGAAGGCTGCTTTGTCTACGACATCGACGACCTCCAGCAGGTCGCGCAGGAGAACCGCACGCTCCGCAGCCGCGAGGCCCAGACGGCCGAATCCATCGTGCAGCTCGAGGCCGACCGCTATGGCGAGCGACTCGCCCAGGGCCCAACCACCGAGGCCATTAAGCAGCTTCAATCCGCCGCAGAAGCCATGCGCGAGGCCGAGCTCGCCCGCACCGCCCAGCGGCTCGCCAACCTCAACCTGCCGCTCACGCCCGAACAACAGTCCGCCATCGAGCACCTCACGCGCTCAATCACCAACAAGCTGCTCCACCCGCAGATCATGGCCTTGCGCAGTACCGACCCCAGGCGCCGCGACGAAGAATAG
- the ccsA gene encoding cytochrome c biogenesis protein CcsA: MTLLWLRVAVLLYGIAALTVLPAALYNRPRWRHIAMPAALCAVFFHFVALAEMLNAAHHALPVDTHETLSMLGLLLGAAFLVLAVRYRTVSFGIFLLPVAALLTVVPAFRPGAELLNYPLLHTGWLFLHVALLLAAYAALLISLIASVLYLVQERRLKQKRTSQARSWLPPLETTDQIALKSLLFGLPCMTAGLLIGSVVALETIGPRFFADPKVLLSLAMWVVYIAMIFIRRHSGLRGRRAIYLSGFVFLIVLAVWAANQLSVVHRFKTP; this comes from the coding sequence ATGACCCTCCTCTGGCTCCGAGTCGCGGTTCTTCTCTACGGCATCGCCGCGCTTACCGTGCTGCCCGCGGCACTCTATAACCGCCCGCGCTGGCGTCACATAGCCATGCCGGCGGCGCTCTGCGCGGTCTTCTTCCACTTCGTCGCGCTGGCGGAGATGCTCAACGCGGCGCACCACGCCCTTCCGGTCGACACCCACGAGACACTGTCGATGCTCGGTCTGCTTCTGGGCGCTGCGTTCCTCGTCCTCGCCGTCCGATACCGCACCGTCTCCTTCGGCATCTTCCTTCTGCCGGTTGCGGCCCTCCTCACCGTCGTGCCGGCGTTTCGCCCCGGCGCCGAGCTTCTGAATTACCCTCTGCTCCACACCGGGTGGCTGTTCCTCCACGTTGCCCTGCTGCTTGCCGCATACGCTGCGTTGCTCATTTCACTCATCGCCAGCGTCCTTTATCTCGTGCAGGAGCGCCGCCTGAAGCAGAAGCGCACCTCGCAGGCCCGCAGCTGGCTGCCTCCGCTCGAAACCACCGACCAGATCGCCCTCAAGTCACTTCTTTTCGGCCTGCCATGCATGACCGCCGGCCTGCTCATCGGCTCCGTTGTCGCACTGGAAACCATCGGCCCGAGGTTCTTCGCGGACCCCAAGGTTCTGCTCTCGCTCGCGATGTGGGTCGTCTACATCGCCATGATCTTCATCCGCCGCCACTCCGGCCTGCGCGGACGCCGCGCAATTTATCTCTCCGGGTTCGTCTTTCTTATCGTCCTCGCGGTCTGGGCCGCGAACCAGCTTTCCGTCGTGCACAGGTTCAAAACTCCATAA
- the mutS gene encoding DNA mismatch repair protein MutS — protein sequence MAVVKDMTGEAGLTPATTPASTDRSQGTPAMRQYRAAKEAHPDALLFFRMGDFYELFYEDAIVASRELQLTLTARDKARSVPMCGVPYHAAGGYLQRLLRKGFKVAICDQMEDPKLAKTVVRREVTRVLTPGTALDAALGAGESQWLASTASVGTGANACVGVASIDLSTGEFRATEFNGAHAWALACDELARMSPAEMLLARGATFGGAGSRKQPTLARNGDESAGFGEDENAPQDVAGARTELDEWVFTEDYAVPLLRQQLRVHSLDGMGLSGHAAAAVAAGAIVHYLRATKQGALEHLDGLRFYEKRESLELDAVSVRNLELVEPLFSSEGPQTTLLWTMDACSTPMGKRLLRAQLLRPMQSLEVINARLDAVSLAVGDLRRREGVRRALDGVLDLERLLGRVALDSAGPREVVSLGVTIGKLPGVLAAVKECASDALRWAELARALDPLSDLQEMIARTLIEEPPLTLTDGGAIREGVDAELDELRNLSQNGRRMIAAIEERERGRTGIASLKVRFNSVFGYYIEVTKANSKAVPADYERKQTLVNAERFTTPELKELETKILTAQERSGDIERRIFAELRRQLLANASRVRETARHVAEIDLLACFAHVAAMRGWTRPQVDASGILEVIGGRHPVVERRLEESGGGRFVPNSVYLCAGEGCEGPSLLLITGPNMGGKSTYLRQAALLTILAQCGSFVPAERMRLGLVDRIYTRIGASDNVARGRSTFMVEMTETAAILNTATDRSLVLLDEMGRGTATYDGLSLAWATVEHLHDRIGARTLFATHYHELTLLSERLAQMQNARVTVREGAAGIVFLHTVEAGAANKSYGIEVARLAGLPQTVVERAREVLRLHERAESQQVREAVPVKERLPTLQMTMFTPLSQKIVDRVEGLDVDGLTPREALQILAELQRELKGGAA from the coding sequence ATGGCCGTGGTGAAAGACATGACGGGCGAGGCGGGGCTGACCCCGGCAACCACCCCAGCGAGCACAGACCGCTCGCAGGGGACCCCGGCGATGCGGCAGTATCGCGCGGCCAAGGAGGCCCATCCTGATGCCCTGCTCTTCTTCCGGATGGGCGACTTCTACGAGCTGTTCTATGAGGACGCGATTGTGGCGTCGCGCGAGCTGCAACTGACGCTGACGGCCCGCGATAAGGCGCGCTCCGTGCCGATGTGCGGCGTGCCGTATCACGCGGCGGGCGGATACCTGCAGCGCTTGTTGCGCAAGGGGTTCAAGGTCGCGATATGCGACCAGATGGAAGATCCGAAGCTCGCAAAGACGGTCGTGCGGCGTGAAGTGACTCGCGTGCTGACGCCGGGCACGGCGCTTGACGCGGCTTTGGGTGCGGGCGAGAGCCAGTGGCTCGCGAGTACAGCGAGTGTGGGAACGGGCGCGAACGCATGCGTGGGTGTCGCGTCCATCGATCTGTCGACCGGTGAGTTTCGTGCCACGGAGTTCAACGGAGCGCATGCATGGGCGCTGGCGTGTGATGAACTGGCGCGGATGAGTCCGGCAGAGATGCTGCTGGCGCGCGGAGCGACGTTCGGCGGTGCTGGGAGCAGGAAGCAGCCGACCCTTGCGCGCAATGGCGATGAATCTGCCGGTTTCGGCGAAGACGAGAATGCGCCGCAGGATGTTGCGGGAGCGCGCACGGAGCTCGACGAGTGGGTGTTCACGGAAGACTACGCGGTTCCCTTGTTGCGGCAGCAGTTGCGTGTGCACTCGCTCGACGGCATGGGGCTGAGCGGGCACGCGGCCGCAGCCGTTGCCGCGGGTGCGATTGTGCACTACCTGCGCGCGACGAAGCAGGGCGCGCTGGAGCATCTGGACGGCCTGCGCTTCTATGAGAAGCGCGAGAGCCTGGAGCTCGATGCTGTGAGCGTGCGGAATCTCGAACTTGTGGAGCCGTTGTTTTCGAGCGAAGGGCCGCAGACGACGCTGTTGTGGACGATGGACGCGTGCTCGACGCCGATGGGTAAGCGGCTGCTGCGCGCGCAACTGCTACGGCCGATGCAGTCGCTAGAGGTCATCAACGCGCGACTGGATGCAGTGTCACTCGCAGTAGGTGATCTGCGCAGACGCGAGGGAGTTCGGCGCGCGCTGGATGGTGTGCTCGATCTCGAACGGCTGCTGGGCCGCGTGGCGCTGGATTCAGCGGGTCCGCGTGAGGTGGTGTCGCTGGGAGTGACGATCGGCAAATTGCCCGGTGTGCTCGCAGCCGTGAAGGAATGTGCATCGGATGCGTTGCGATGGGCAGAGCTCGCGCGCGCGCTCGATCCGCTAAGTGATTTGCAGGAGATGATTGCGCGCACGCTGATTGAGGAGCCGCCACTAACGCTGACGGATGGTGGTGCGATTCGCGAGGGCGTCGATGCGGAGCTCGATGAATTGCGCAATCTTTCGCAGAACGGCCGCAGAATGATCGCAGCCATTGAGGAGCGCGAGCGCGGACGTACGGGAATCGCGTCGCTGAAGGTCAGGTTCAACTCGGTTTTCGGTTATTACATCGAGGTGACGAAGGCGAATTCGAAGGCGGTGCCGGCGGACTACGAGCGCAAGCAAACGCTGGTAAACGCCGAGCGATTCACGACGCCGGAGTTGAAGGAACTCGAGACAAAGATCCTGACCGCGCAGGAGCGTTCCGGCGATATCGAGCGCAGGATCTTTGCAGAGCTCCGGCGGCAGTTGCTCGCAAACGCATCGCGTGTGCGCGAGACGGCGCGGCACGTTGCGGAGATCGATCTGCTGGCGTGCTTCGCCCATGTCGCTGCCATGCGCGGGTGGACGAGGCCGCAGGTGGATGCAAGTGGAATACTGGAAGTGATCGGCGGTCGTCATCCTGTGGTCGAGCGCAGATTGGAGGAGTCGGGCGGCGGTCGCTTTGTGCCGAACTCAGTGTACCTGTGCGCGGGCGAAGGATGCGAAGGGCCTTCCCTGCTGCTGATCACAGGCCCGAACATGGGAGGCAAAAGTACCTATCTGCGCCAGGCAGCGTTGCTGACCATTCTCGCGCAGTGCGGATCGTTTGTGCCTGCCGAGCGCATGCGACTGGGACTGGTGGACCGCATCTACACCCGCATTGGCGCCAGTGACAACGTGGCGCGCGGGCGCTCCACCTTCATGGTTGAGATGACCGAGACCGCCGCGATTCTGAACACCGCGACCGATCGTTCCCTGGTGCTGCTCGACGAGATGGGGCGTGGCACGGCGACATACGATGGCCTCTCGCTCGCGTGGGCGACCGTAGAGCATCTGCACGATCGCATCGGCGCACGCACGTTATTTGCAACTCACTATCACGAGCTGACGCTGCTGAGCGAGCGGTTGGCGCAAATGCAGAATGCGCGCGTTACAGTGCGGGAGGGTGCGGCAGGAATCGTATTCCTGCACACGGTTGAAGCTGGCGCGGCGAACAAAAGTTATGGCATTGAAGTCGCGCGGCTGGCAGGTTTGCCACAGACTGTCGTCGAGCGCGCGCGCGAGGTTTTGAGACTGCATGAACGCGCGGAGTCTCAGCAGGTTCGTGAAGCTGTGCCGGTGAAGGAGCGCTTGCCCACACTGCAGATGACGATGTTCACGCCTCTCTCGCAGAAGATTGTCGATCGTGTAGAAGGCCTCGATGTGGATGGCCTGACACCGCGGGAGGCTCTGCAGATTCTCGCCGAGTTGCAGCGCGAGTTGAAAGGCGGCGCGGCGTGA
- a CDS encoding anhydro-N-acetylmuramic acid kinase, with product MIAVKPKAMIVAGVMSGTSADGVDIAICRVSPGAERVPRVKVLAHHAMAYPTKLRAAVLAAMDATNTSTAEMARLNWRLGEVYAEAVETAARNAGLKPQLIACHGQTIYHQGSATKYLGVPVRCTWQTGEAAVIAERMRVPVVSDFRAADMAAGGQAAPLVPMFDFCVFRHAKRSRLLLNLGGIANVTVLPAACRAEDVVAFDTGPANMVIDACMERLFGRGFDRNGTIAAQGRVLESVLAKLLRMRYFSAPPPKSCGREEYGEAFVSRFIAACERNSARKEDVIATATALTAATIADAFVRFCNPLLEKLAPRAKVELIAAGGGVRNSTLIRMLSESLRPQGVRVRSIEETGLNPGAKEAAAFALLGWLTWHGMPGNLPSATGAKRPVVLGKVTLA from the coding sequence GTGATCGCTGTTAAACCGAAGGCGATGATCGTTGCAGGCGTGATGAGCGGGACGTCGGCGGACGGTGTTGACATCGCCATCTGCCGCGTGTCGCCGGGAGCAGAGCGTGTGCCGCGCGTAAAGGTGCTGGCGCATCACGCGATGGCGTATCCAACGAAACTGCGCGCGGCGGTGCTGGCGGCGATGGATGCGACGAACACAAGCACGGCGGAGATGGCGCGACTGAACTGGCGACTCGGCGAGGTCTACGCGGAAGCTGTCGAGACTGCGGCGCGCAACGCGGGCCTGAAGCCGCAGTTGATCGCATGCCATGGGCAGACGATCTACCACCAGGGCTCCGCGACGAAATATCTTGGCGTGCCCGTGCGATGCACGTGGCAGACGGGCGAGGCGGCGGTTATCGCCGAGCGCATGCGCGTGCCGGTAGTGAGCGACTTTCGGGCTGCCGATATGGCCGCAGGCGGACAGGCAGCGCCACTGGTTCCAATGTTCGATTTCTGCGTGTTCCGGCACGCAAAGCGCAGTCGCCTGCTGCTGAACCTTGGTGGCATCGCAAATGTCACGGTGCTTCCGGCAGCGTGCCGTGCGGAGGATGTCGTGGCGTTCGATACAGGCCCCGCCAACATGGTGATCGACGCCTGCATGGAGCGCTTGTTCGGACGCGGGTTTGATCGCAATGGCACGATCGCTGCGCAAGGGCGCGTGCTTGAGAGTGTCCTGGCGAAGCTGCTGCGCATGCGCTACTTCTCCGCCCCACCGCCAAAATCGTGTGGGCGCGAAGAGTACGGGGAAGCATTCGTGAGCCGGTTCATTGCGGCATGCGAGCGCAACTCGGCTCGCAAGGAAGATGTGATTGCGACTGCGACGGCGTTGACCGCGGCCACCATCGCTGATGCGTTCGTGCGGTTTTGCAATCCGCTGCTCGAAAAACTCGCGCCGAGAGCTAAGGTGGAGTTGATTGCTGCAGGCGGCGGGGTAAGGAATTCCACCTTGATACGAATGTTGAGTGAATCGCTTAGGCCTCAGGGAGTGCGCGTGCGTTCGATCGAAGAGACTGGCCTGAATCCAGGCGCAAAAGAAGCCGCCGCATTTGCGTTGCTCGGCTGGTTGACCTGGCATGGTATGCCCGGCAACCTGCCGAGCGCGACCGGCGCGAAACGGCCGGTCGTTCTGGGCAAGGTGACGCTCGCGTGA